Proteins found in one Aquibium microcysteis genomic segment:
- a CDS encoding phage baseplate assembly protein V → MTNPGYALMRLIDRIEALERKAARLDARVNNVVREGRIVEVDNAKGTVRVDAHGIETGYVPMMQQAGEVNEWTPMAVGQRVVLISPSGDVSRSFAMPGGYTDEVSQPHDKGAEKRITIGSAVLTFTGDGLTIETGGAKFELTSAGFKQTGGRMEHDGLDVGTTHTHGGITRGGANTDPPNP, encoded by the coding sequence GTGACGAACCCCGGCTACGCGCTCATGCGCTTGATCGATCGCATCGAGGCGCTGGAGCGCAAGGCCGCCCGGCTCGACGCCCGCGTCAACAATGTCGTGCGGGAGGGCAGGATCGTGGAGGTCGACAATGCCAAGGGCACGGTCCGGGTCGACGCCCACGGCATCGAGACGGGCTACGTGCCGATGATGCAGCAGGCGGGCGAGGTCAACGAATGGACGCCCATGGCCGTCGGCCAGCGGGTGGTGCTGATCTCTCCCTCCGGAGACGTGTCGCGCAGCTTCGCGATGCCAGGCGGCTACACCGACGAGGTGTCGCAGCCGCACGACAAGGGCGCCGAGAAGCGGATCACGATCGGCAGCGCGGTGCTCACCTTCACCGGCGACGGCCTCACGATCGAGACTGGCGGCGCGAAGTTCGAACTCACGTCCGCCGGCTTCAAGCAGACCGGCGGCCGAATGGAGCACGACGGCCTGGACGTCGGCACGACCCACACCCACGGCGGAATTACCCGCGGCGGCGCCAATACCGATCCGCCCAATCCCTGA